A stretch of the Nicotiana tabacum cultivar K326 chromosome 6, ASM71507v2, whole genome shotgun sequence genome encodes the following:
- the LOC107828396 gene encoding glutamate dehydrogenase A-like isoform X1, which produces MNALAATNRNFRQAARILGLDSKIEKSLLIPFREIKVECTIPKDDGTLVSYIGFRVQHDNARGPMKGGIRYHHEVELDEVNALAQLMTWKTAVANIPYGGAKGGIGCTPKDLSLSELERLTRVFTQKIHDLIGINTDVPAPDMGTNAQTMAWILDEYSKFHGHSPAIVTGKPIDLGGSLGREAATGRGAVYATEALLAEYGMNIKDLTFAIQGFGNVGAWAGKIIHERGGKVIAVSDITGAIKNPNGLDIPALLSHREKTGKLTDFAGGDVMNSDELLTHECDVLIPCALGGVLNRENADHVKAKFIIEAANHPTDPDADEILSKKGVVILPDIYANAGGVTVSYFEWVQNIQGFMWDEEKVNAELKKYMTRAFHNLKSMCHSHNCNLRMGAFTLGVNRVARATQLRGWEA; this is translated from the exons ATGAATGCTCTTGCTGCCACCAACCGCAACTTCCGTCAAGCCGCTCGCATTCTTGGATTGGACTCCAAAATTGAAAAGAGTCTTTTGATTCCTTTCAGAGAAATTAAG GTGGAATGTACAATTCCTAAGGATGATGGAACGTTAGTTTCGTACATTGGATTCAGAGTACAGCACGATAATGCTCGGGGTCCTATGAAAGGAGGAATTAGATACCATCATGag GTTGAGCTTGATGAGGTAAACGCCCTTGCTCAACTGATGACTTGGAAGACCGCTGTAGCCAACATCCCATATGGGGGAGCTAAAGGCGGAATTGGCTGTACACCAAAAGATTTAAGCCTGAGCGAGTTGGAGCGACTTACTCGTGTTTTCACACAGAAAATTCATGATCTAATTGGAATTAATACTGACGTGCCTGCACCTGATATGGGCACTAACGCACAG ACTATGGCCTGGATTTTGGACGAGTATTCAAAATTTCATGGTCACTCACCTGCAATTGTGACTGGAAAACCGATT GATCTTGGGGGATCATTAGGTAGGGAAGCTGCGACAGGGCGTGGTGCCGTCTATGCTACAGAAGCTTTACTTGCTGAATATGGGATGAATATTAAGGATTTGACTTTTGCAATTCAG GGATTTGGAAATGTAGGAGCGTGGGCAGGAAAGATCATTCATGAGAGAGGTGGCAAGGTAATCGCAGTGAGTGATATAACTGGAGCCATCAAGAATCCCAATGGACTTGATATACCAGCTTTGCTTAGTCATAGAGAAAAGACAGGGAAGCTCACCGATTTTGCCGGTGGGGATGTGATGAATTCTGATGAATTGCTAACACATGAATGTGATGTTCTCATCCCTTGTGCTTTGGGAGGAGTTTTGAACAG agaaaatGCTGATCATGTCAAGGCTAAATTCATTATAGAAGCAGCAAACCATCCTACTGATCCAGATGCTGATGAG ATTTTATCGAAGAAAGGAGTAGTAATACTTCCTGATATCTATGCCAATGCTGGAGGTGTGACTGTCAGTTATTTTGAATGGGTTCAG AATATTCAAGGATTCATGTGGGATGAGGAGAAGGTTAATGCGGAGCTTAAGAAATACATGACAAGAGCCTTCCATAACCTCAAGAGCATGTGTCATTCACACAATTGCAATCTTCGGATGGGTGCCTTCACATTGGGTGTCAATCGTGTTGCACGCGCCACACAACTAAGAGGTTGGGAGGCATAA
- the LOC107828396 gene encoding glutamate dehydrogenase A-like isoform X2 yields MSKITDFLSCIDCSVCSIPRMRKLGFVRNWKVELDEVNALAQLMTWKTAVANIPYGGAKGGIGCTPKDLSLSELERLTRVFTQKIHDLIGINTDVPAPDMGTNAQTMAWILDEYSKFHGHSPAIVTGKPIDLGGSLGREAATGRGAVYATEALLAEYGMNIKDLTFAIQGFGNVGAWAGKIIHERGGKVIAVSDITGAIKNPNGLDIPALLSHREKTGKLTDFAGGDVMNSDELLTHECDVLIPCALGGVLNRENADHVKAKFIIEAANHPTDPDADEILSKKGVVILPDIYANAGGVTVSYFEWVQNIQGFMWDEEKVNAELKKYMTRAFHNLKSMCHSHNCNLRMGAFTLGVNRVARATQLRGWEA; encoded by the exons ATGAGTAAAATTACTGATTTTTTATCTTGTATAGATTGCAGTGTGTGTTCTATTCCACGTATGAGAAAGCTAGGATTTGTGAGGAATTGGAAG GTTGAGCTTGATGAGGTAAACGCCCTTGCTCAACTGATGACTTGGAAGACCGCTGTAGCCAACATCCCATATGGGGGAGCTAAAGGCGGAATTGGCTGTACACCAAAAGATTTAAGCCTGAGCGAGTTGGAGCGACTTACTCGTGTTTTCACACAGAAAATTCATGATCTAATTGGAATTAATACTGACGTGCCTGCACCTGATATGGGCACTAACGCACAG ACTATGGCCTGGATTTTGGACGAGTATTCAAAATTTCATGGTCACTCACCTGCAATTGTGACTGGAAAACCGATT GATCTTGGGGGATCATTAGGTAGGGAAGCTGCGACAGGGCGTGGTGCCGTCTATGCTACAGAAGCTTTACTTGCTGAATATGGGATGAATATTAAGGATTTGACTTTTGCAATTCAG GGATTTGGAAATGTAGGAGCGTGGGCAGGAAAGATCATTCATGAGAGAGGTGGCAAGGTAATCGCAGTGAGTGATATAACTGGAGCCATCAAGAATCCCAATGGACTTGATATACCAGCTTTGCTTAGTCATAGAGAAAAGACAGGGAAGCTCACCGATTTTGCCGGTGGGGATGTGATGAATTCTGATGAATTGCTAACACATGAATGTGATGTTCTCATCCCTTGTGCTTTGGGAGGAGTTTTGAACAG agaaaatGCTGATCATGTCAAGGCTAAATTCATTATAGAAGCAGCAAACCATCCTACTGATCCAGATGCTGATGAG ATTTTATCGAAGAAAGGAGTAGTAATACTTCCTGATATCTATGCCAATGCTGGAGGTGTGACTGTCAGTTATTTTGAATGGGTTCAG AATATTCAAGGATTCATGTGGGATGAGGAGAAGGTTAATGCGGAGCTTAAGAAATACATGACAAGAGCCTTCCATAACCTCAAGAGCATGTGTCATTCACACAATTGCAATCTTCGGATGGGTGCCTTCACATTGGGTGTCAATCGTGTTGCACGCGCCACACAACTAAGAGGTTGGGAGGCATAA
- the LOC107828387 gene encoding light-harvesting complex-like protein 3 isotype 1, chloroplastic encodes MAAVAVTSFTHTAYSSHHLKKKQWPQAKCMKITNVMTPKVEAQTHLNVVEIKDRSSLLADDNAKPTRNDEVQDSTGTESQVLRFSDERWKNGTWDLNMFVKNGKMDWDSVIVAEAQRRKFLELFPEAATNQEPVVFRSSVIPWWAWMTHSHLPEAELLNGRAAMVGFFMAYLVDVLTGLDVVGQMGNFICKTALLATVAGVILFRKRTDFDKLKKLADEATFYDKQWQDQPASTNRDSKQQRK; translated from the exons ATGGCTGCTGTTGCTGTTACTTCATTTACACACACAGCTTACAGCTCTCATCACTTAAAGAAAAAACAATGGCCTCAAGCCAAGTGCATGAAGATTACCAATGTCATGactccaaaagttgaagcacaaACACACTTAAACGTTGTTGAAATTAAAGACAGATCTTCTTTACTGGCTGATGATAATGCAAAGCCGACAAGGAATGATGAAGTTCAAGATAGTACAGGTACAGAGTCTCAAGTCCTAAGGTTTTCGGACGAGCGATGGAAGAACGGAACTTGGGATCTCAATATGTTTGTGAAAAATGGTAAAATGGATTGGGATAGTGTCATAGTTGCAG AAGCACAACGGAGGAAATTCCTGGAACTTTTCCCAGAAGCAGCAACAAACCAAGAACCTGTGGTCTTTAGAAGTTCTGTTATACCATGGTGGGCATGGATGACGCATTCTCACCTCCCTGAAGCTGAGCTGCTAAATG GAAGAGCTGCAATGGTGGGATTTTTCATGGCTTATCTAGTGGATGTTTTAACAGGGCTTGATGTTGTAGGCCAAATGGGTAATTTCATATGTAAAACTGCCCTATTAGCAACAGTTGCAGGTGTAATTCTGTTTAGAAAAAGGACAGATTTTGACAAGTTAAAGAAGCTAGCTGATGAAGCTACATTTTATGACAAGCAATGGCAAGATCAACCAGCTTCTACAAATCGTGATTCAAAGCAACAAAGAAAGTGA